Proteins co-encoded in one Acidithiobacillus caldus ATCC 51756 genomic window:
- the lptC gene encoding LPS export ABC transporter periplasmic protein LptC produces the protein MRQHWSQALTPFFLLVLAALVWWTWPKHAVDLSGIDWHGQIHRGDQSVTQVVLRQYDAAGRLDLLATAASAYHEPKDDETFLSDVHIRRFRADGDLLLSGAHALIHDQSRDVTLWGDVRGRLQPDSTLRTQKLRYDPASGILRSADPVFLTHGRSTLRGVGLWASVKTQEVRLLHDVEGSYVP, from the coding sequence GTGAGGCAGCATTGGTCGCAGGCGCTGACGCCCTTTTTCCTGCTCGTGCTCGCGGCGCTGGTCTGGTGGACCTGGCCGAAGCACGCGGTGGATCTGTCGGGCATCGACTGGCACGGCCAGATACATCGAGGCGATCAATCTGTCACCCAGGTGGTCTTGCGTCAGTACGACGCGGCCGGACGCCTGGACCTGCTGGCCACCGCGGCCTCGGCTTATCACGAACCCAAGGACGATGAGACTTTCCTAAGCGACGTGCATATCCGCCGTTTTCGTGCCGATGGTGACCTGCTCCTGAGCGGTGCGCATGCCCTGATCCACGATCAAAGTCGCGATGTGACCCTGTGGGGTGACGTGCGTGGTCGGCTGCAGCCCGATTCCACCCTGCGCACCCAGAAGCTGCGCTACGATCCGGCCAGCGGCATCCTGCGCAGCGCCGATCCCGTGTTCCTCACCCACGGTCGCAGCACCCTGCGGGGTGTGGGTCTGTGGGCCTCGGTGAAGACCCAGGAAGTCCGTCTCCTGCACGATGTGGAGGGAAGTTATGTCCCCTGA
- the lptA gene encoding lipopolysaccharide transport periplasmic protein LptA, which yields MSPDRRRLIPFLALLAGVFLASAQGAVAPTDAGLGKGPIHISADSLAAQNKPQQQAVYTGKVVMTQGDIVIHAEKLTIDARQGKVEVATAVGSPVTFTMSSAQRHGYGNTLVYRPGSGEIVLTGNAHLWQGPNEVSGQQVIYHLDDQRTSVSAAPGGRVQSVFYPGTVKTASSPGGKP from the coding sequence ATGTCCCCTGATCGCCGCCGTCTCATCCCGTTCCTTGCGCTATTGGCCGGCGTCTTCTTGGCGTCGGCCCAGGGCGCCGTCGCACCCACGGACGCCGGTCTCGGTAAAGGACCCATCCACATCAGTGCCGACAGCCTTGCGGCCCAGAACAAGCCGCAGCAGCAGGCCGTATATACCGGCAAGGTGGTCATGACCCAGGGCGACATCGTCATCCACGCCGAAAAGCTCACCATCGATGCGCGTCAGGGTAAAGTCGAGGTGGCCACGGCCGTCGGCTCGCCCGTGACCTTCACCATGTCCAGCGCCCAACGCCATGGCTATGGCAATACCCTCGTCTATCGCCCCGGCAGTGGCGAAATCGTCCTTACCGGCAACGCCCACCTCTGGCAGGGCCCCAACGAGGTGAGTGGTCAGCAGGTTATCTATCACCTGGACGATCAGCGCACCAGCGTCAGTGCCGCCCCGGGCGGGCGCGTTCAGTCGGTGTTCTATCCCGGTACGGTCAAGACCGCCTCCAGCCCCGGTGGGAAACCATGA
- the lptB gene encoding LPS export ABC transporter ATP-binding protein, with translation MNDSLHAEGLCKRYRRRTVVREVSVEVAAGEVVGLLGPNGAGKTTTFYMMVGLVRPDGGHISLLGKDITDLPMHQRARLGLGYLPQEPSVFRNMSAADNILAVLEQLPLTPTERAEQLERLMGELHLHALRDTKGHSLSGGERRRVEIARALAMNPRFILLDEPFAGIDPISVLDLQHLIRGLRERGIGILITDHNVRETLGICERAYILHDGAVLTSGNPEAVVSNPLVREVYLGDQFKI, from the coding sequence ATGAACGACTCCCTGCACGCCGAGGGTCTGTGCAAGCGCTATCGGCGCCGGACCGTGGTGCGGGAAGTCTCGGTGGAAGTGGCAGCCGGCGAGGTGGTTGGCCTGCTGGGGCCCAACGGCGCCGGCAAGACCACGACCTTCTACATGATGGTGGGCTTGGTGCGTCCCGATGGCGGCCACATCTCCCTCCTTGGGAAGGACATCACCGACCTGCCCATGCACCAGCGGGCACGTCTTGGTCTGGGCTACCTGCCGCAGGAGCCCTCGGTCTTTCGCAACATGAGCGCCGCCGACAACATCCTCGCCGTGCTCGAGCAACTCCCCCTGACGCCCACGGAGCGTGCGGAGCAGCTGGAGCGGCTCATGGGCGAATTGCACCTGCACGCGCTGCGCGACACCAAAGGCCATAGTCTCTCGGGGGGCGAGCGGCGGCGGGTGGAAATCGCCCGAGCCTTGGCCATGAACCCGCGATTCATCCTGTTGGACGAGCCCTTCGCCGGCATCGATCCCATCTCCGTGCTGGACCTGCAGCACCTCATCCGCGGTCTGCGGGAGCGGGGTATCGGCATCCTCATCACCGACCACAACGTCCGCGAAACCCTCGGAATCTGTGAACGCGCCTATATACTCCACGATGGAGCGGTGCTCACCTCCGGCAATCCCGAAGCGGTGGTGAGCAATCCATTGGTGCGGGAAGTGTACTTGGGAGATCAGTTCAAGATCTAA
- a CDS encoding RNA polymerase factor sigma-54, with amino-acid sequence MKPGLELKLGQHLTMTPQLQQAIRLLQLSTLDLRQEVQSMLESNPLLDEDVEEGNEPAEALEPRSETHADERQLDLDADDALPNELPVDSQWDDIYDLGNTPSAGPPPDDDLPDFEARNSRSQSLQDYLRWQADLSHFSVQERNIAEVIIDAVDDSGYMAASIEELAATLELAPADVTPVLRRVQDFDPPGVAARDLGECLSLQLRQLPQPDLPVVTLARRIVEAHLDLLGKHDYGRLGQLLNADPETLRQAVALIASLNPKPGSTVGDDSAEYVIPDVIVRWRGRQLRVELNPEAMPRLRINRHYAEMTSARDAAHRYIQDQLSEARWFIKSLQSRQETVLKVASAIVERQQDFFRHGPESMRPMVLRDIAEAVEMHESTVSRVTNQKYMITPRGLFEFKYFFSSHVNTDSGGAASATAIRALIAKFVQAEDPQHPLSDAEIAKILADQGVQIARRTVAKYREAANIPPASQRRRL; translated from the coding sequence ATGAAGCCAGGACTCGAACTCAAGCTCGGTCAGCATCTGACCATGACCCCCCAGCTGCAGCAGGCCATACGCCTGTTACAGCTGTCCACTCTCGATCTGCGCCAGGAAGTGCAGAGCATGCTGGAGAGCAATCCGCTGCTGGATGAGGATGTGGAAGAGGGGAACGAGCCTGCAGAGGCGCTGGAGCCGCGTAGCGAAACCCACGCCGACGAGCGCCAGCTGGATCTCGATGCCGACGACGCGCTACCCAACGAGCTTCCGGTGGACAGCCAGTGGGACGACATCTACGACCTCGGTAATACCCCCTCGGCGGGCCCGCCCCCCGACGACGATCTGCCCGATTTCGAGGCGCGTAACAGTCGCTCTCAGTCTCTGCAAGATTATCTGCGCTGGCAGGCGGACCTCAGCCATTTCAGCGTTCAGGAGCGCAATATCGCCGAGGTGATCATCGACGCCGTGGACGACAGCGGCTATATGGCGGCCAGCATCGAAGAGCTGGCGGCGACGCTGGAGCTGGCGCCGGCAGACGTTACGCCGGTGCTGCGCCGGGTCCAGGACTTCGACCCCCCGGGAGTGGCGGCACGGGATCTCGGCGAGTGTCTGTCCCTACAGTTGCGCCAGTTGCCGCAGCCGGATCTGCCCGTGGTCACCCTGGCGCGGCGCATCGTCGAAGCGCACCTGGACCTTCTGGGCAAACACGATTACGGCCGTTTGGGCCAGCTCCTGAATGCCGATCCCGAAACCCTGCGCCAGGCGGTGGCGCTCATCGCGAGTCTCAACCCTAAGCCGGGCAGCACGGTGGGCGACGATTCGGCCGAATACGTCATCCCCGATGTCATCGTGCGCTGGCGGGGTCGACAACTGCGCGTCGAACTGAATCCGGAGGCCATGCCGCGCCTGCGCATCAATCGGCATTATGCCGAGATGACCAGCGCCCGCGATGCCGCGCATCGCTACATCCAGGACCAGCTCAGTGAAGCGCGCTGGTTCATCAAGAGCTTGCAAAGTCGCCAGGAGACGGTGCTCAAGGTGGCCAGCGCCATCGTCGAACGCCAGCAGGACTTCTTCCGGCACGGGCCCGAATCCATGCGGCCCATGGTGCTGCGCGACATTGCCGAGGCAGTGGAGATGCACGAGTCCACGGTATCGCGGGTCACCAACCAGAAATACATGATCACCCCGCGCGGGCTTTTCGAGTTCAAGTACTTCTTTTCGAGTCACGTGAATACCGATAGCGGCGGAGCAGCCTCCGCCACCGCCATTCGTGCCCTCATCGCCAAGTTCGTGCAGGCGGAGGACCCGCAGCACCCCCTGAGCGATGCCGAGATCGCCAAGATCCTGGCAGATCAAGGGGTACAGATTGCCCGCCGTACCGTGGCCAAGTACCGGGAAGCGGCCAATATCCCTCCGGCCAGCCAGAGACGGCGGCTCTAA
- the hpf gene encoding ribosome hibernation-promoting factor, HPF/YfiA family encodes MQISITGQHLDLTEALKSYVSEKISRLDRYFDHVLDARVVLKHQSHEKLPNIVEITVHSPGHDFHADCHDADMYAAIDLVAAKLEGQVRQYKERLRDHRTEPSGAVSVALQTD; translated from the coding sequence ATGCAGATCAGCATCACGGGGCAACACCTGGATCTCACCGAGGCCCTGAAGAGCTATGTCTCAGAAAAAATCTCGCGCCTCGACCGCTACTTTGATCACGTGCTCGACGCGCGTGTGGTGCTGAAACACCAGAGCCATGAGAAGCTGCCCAACATCGTGGAGATCACGGTCCACTCCCCCGGTCACGATTTCCATGCCGACTGCCACGACGCCGATATGTATGCCGCCATCGATCTGGTGGCCGCCAAGCTCGAGGGCCAGGTCCGGCAGTACAAGGAGCGGCTCCGGGACCACCGGACCGAGCCCTCTGGCGCCGTCAGCGTCGCCCTGCAGACGGATTGA
- a CDS encoding PTS sugar transporter subunit IIA produces the protein MTALPLALDAVVLDLDVDSAEAVLAELARLLSQQSGAPVDSVQQALREREQQGSTAIGHGVAVPHARSAAARELVAAALRTRKPVAFAAPDAEPVQIFIALLVPAKATTDHLEILSGLASRLMRADLRQAVLTVPEASDFHRLLAEALG, from the coding sequence ATGACCGCTCTGCCCCTGGCACTGGATGCTGTCGTCCTGGATCTCGATGTCGATAGTGCCGAGGCAGTTTTGGCGGAACTCGCCCGTCTTTTGTCGCAGCAGTCGGGTGCTCCGGTGGACTCCGTGCAGCAAGCCCTGCGCGAGCGGGAGCAGCAAGGATCCACGGCCATCGGGCATGGGGTTGCAGTCCCCCACGCCCGTTCTGCGGCAGCCCGGGAATTGGTGGCGGCGGCCCTGCGTACCCGCAAGCCCGTTGCCTTTGCCGCGCCCGACGCGGAACCGGTGCAGATCTTCATTGCCTTGCTGGTGCCCGCCAAGGCCACGACGGATCACCTAGAGATTCTCTCGGGCCTCGCCAGCCGTCTGATGCGCGCGGATCTGCGCCAGGCTGTGCTGACGGTGCCGGAGGCGTCGGATTTTCATCGGCTTCTGGCCGAAGCCCTCGGCTGA
- the hprK gene encoding HPr(Ser) kinase/phosphatase — protein sequence MALERHIQCEALFHALEPGLSWRCLHLPDPFCVLAADPGGDAHDLASGAALVGFLNFIRPHPVQVAGRLELDYLRHQPEQIPQFLNERLRLLVLCEVDDIDTVLLERLRAQQVAVFVAPQRARAVLSRLQHFLHQELAPREFLHGVLVDVFGVGVLIQGEAGIGKSELALELVSRNHRLVADDSVLCVREAPEVITGHCPPALRDFLEVRGLGIINIRELFGAAAIVRSKRLRLVIEIKEMADREMADIDRLQGKVDRLQILGVEFTRLRLPVSPARNLAVLVEAAARSQYVKESGIDMLAEFDAQTRLAAAGLP from the coding sequence ATGGCCCTGGAGCGGCACATTCAATGTGAGGCGCTTTTCCACGCGCTGGAGCCGGGGCTTTCCTGGCGTTGTCTGCACCTCCCCGATCCTTTCTGCGTTCTCGCTGCAGACCCCGGTGGCGATGCCCACGATCTGGCCAGCGGTGCAGCACTCGTGGGTTTTCTCAATTTCATCCGGCCCCACCCCGTGCAGGTGGCAGGAAGGCTCGAACTGGACTACCTCCGGCACCAGCCCGAGCAGATTCCCCAGTTTCTCAACGAGCGTCTGCGGCTTTTGGTGCTGTGCGAGGTGGACGATATCGATACCGTGCTGCTGGAGCGTCTGCGGGCGCAACAGGTGGCGGTTTTCGTGGCGCCACAGCGGGCGCGAGCCGTGCTGTCGCGTCTGCAGCACTTTCTGCATCAGGAACTGGCACCGCGGGAGTTCCTCCATGGCGTCCTGGTGGATGTTTTCGGCGTCGGTGTGCTGATTCAGGGTGAGGCAGGCATCGGCAAGAGTGAGCTGGCACTGGAGCTCGTCAGTCGCAATCATCGCCTGGTGGCCGACGACAGTGTGCTGTGCGTGCGGGAGGCACCGGAGGTCATCACCGGTCACTGTCCGCCGGCCCTGCGGGATTTTCTGGAAGTGCGGGGGCTCGGGATCATCAATATTCGCGAGCTCTTCGGCGCGGCTGCCATCGTCCGCTCCAAACGTCTGCGCTTGGTCATCGAGATCAAGGAAATGGCCGATCGGGAAATGGCCGATATCGATCGGCTCCAGGGCAAGGTGGATCGTTTGCAGATTCTTGGTGTGGAATTCACGCGCCTGCGCCTGCCCGTGAGCCCCGCGCGCAATCTGGCCGTGCTCGTGGAAGCGGCGGCGCGCAGCCAGTATGTCAAGGAGTCGGGTATCGACATGCTCGCCGAGTTCGATGCCCAGACGCGTCTCGCGGCTGCGGGGCTGCCGTGA
- the rapZ gene encoding RNase adapter RapZ: MTVARDFIVVSGLSGSGKSTVLQALEDQGYYCVDNLPATLLVEFSHTLRARAPEQALAAVSVDVRNREFLDDLPAALAQLREEAQPRILFLEADEDTLIRRYSETRRRHPLTDATDQSPAAGLRAVLGREREMLQSLASEADKRLDTSRINAHELRLRVQAWSLAARHYRGLVLLLQSFAFRNGLPLDSDFVFDLRALPNPHYHPELRELTGRDAPVRDFLAARPELARARDSLNDFLQQWLAPFARDHRNYVTVSLGCTGGRHRSVYLTEALADLLAQEGRRVLVHHRELQITESRP; the protein is encoded by the coding sequence GTGACCGTTGCGCGCGACTTCATCGTCGTCAGTGGCCTGTCCGGCTCCGGCAAATCCACGGTGTTGCAGGCGCTGGAGGACCAGGGCTACTACTGCGTCGATAATCTTCCCGCGACACTCCTGGTGGAATTCAGCCACACCCTGCGGGCGCGAGCGCCGGAGCAAGCCCTAGCGGCGGTGAGTGTGGATGTGCGCAACCGCGAGTTCCTCGATGACCTGCCCGCAGCGCTGGCGCAACTGCGCGAAGAGGCGCAGCCACGCATACTCTTTCTGGAAGCAGACGAGGACACCCTGATTCGCCGCTACAGCGAAACGCGTCGCCGCCATCCCCTGACGGATGCCACGGATCAGAGTCCGGCGGCAGGCCTGCGTGCAGTTCTCGGGCGCGAGCGGGAGATGCTGCAGAGTCTTGCCAGTGAGGCCGACAAGCGTCTGGATACCTCGCGTATCAACGCCCACGAACTGCGTCTGCGGGTGCAGGCCTGGAGTCTGGCCGCGCGGCATTACCGCGGACTGGTGCTGCTCTTGCAGTCGTTTGCCTTTCGTAATGGCCTGCCCCTGGATTCCGACTTCGTTTTTGACTTGCGGGCCTTGCCCAATCCCCACTACCACCCTGAACTGCGCGAGCTTACCGGCCGCGACGCGCCGGTGCGGGATTTTCTCGCCGCGCGCCCGGAGCTGGCCCGCGCCCGCGATAGCCTCAACGATTTCCTGCAACAGTGGTTGGCACCCTTTGCCCGCGACCATCGCAATTATGTCACCGTATCCTTGGGATGCACGGGGGGCAGGCATCGTAGCGTCTATCTGACGGAAGCACTTGCCGATCTTTTGGCACAGGAGGGCCGCAGGGTGCTCGTCCATCACCGCGAGCTGCAGATTACCGAGTCGCGCCCGTGA
- a CDS encoding PTS sugar transporter subunit IIA, with the protein MNRIVLLTHSGLGRGFLSVLEHIYGAVPDAVELREIGADSDLEWEKAQLRQRIGQLAPGEALLILTDLFGATPTNIVPVEMLGARARMVTGVNLPMLLRALSRRDMPVQPWLDAVLAGAHEGIRAFPHKRGNFPS; encoded by the coding sequence GTGAATCGCATCGTGCTGCTGACCCACAGCGGGCTTGGTCGCGGTTTTCTTTCGGTGCTGGAACATATCTACGGGGCTGTGCCGGACGCCGTGGAGTTGCGTGAAATTGGCGCCGACAGCGACCTGGAATGGGAAAAAGCGCAACTGCGTCAACGTATCGGGCAACTGGCACCAGGCGAGGCGTTGCTGATCCTCACGGACCTTTTCGGCGCGACACCGACGAATATCGTGCCCGTGGAAATGCTGGGCGCGCGCGCGCGAATGGTGACGGGTGTCAACCTGCCCATGCTTTTGCGCGCGCTATCCCGGCGCGATATGCCCGTGCAGCCGTGGCTGGACGCCGTGCTCGCGGGTGCCCACGAGGGTATTCGCGCCTTTCCCCATAAGCGCGGTAATTTTCCGTCCTAG
- a CDS encoding Lpp/OprI family alanine-zipper lipoprotein, with product MSKFTTALKVTALILPLGLAGCATTSDLNKVAAKADAAQSTANEALAKANAAQNTATEALSKANAAQSTADQAMSTANSANQKAEEANEKVERMFKKAMMK from the coding sequence ATGAGCAAGTTCACCACCGCTTTGAAGGTTACTGCGCTGATTCTGCCCCTCGGTCTGGCCGGTTGCGCCACCACCTCCGATCTGAACAAGGTCGCCGCCAAGGCCGACGCCGCGCAGTCCACGGCCAACGAGGCGCTTGCCAAGGCTAACGCTGCTCAGAACACCGCCACTGAGGCCCTGAGCAAGGCCAACGCCGCGCAGAGCACCGCCGATCAGGCCATGAGCACTGCCAACTCCGCCAATCAGAAGGCTGAAGAAGCCAATGAGAAGGTTGAGCGCATGTTCAAGAAGGCGATGATGAAGTAA
- a CDS encoding L,D-transpeptidase family protein: MDVVIRITLLLIGLCAATSIAAAEFPLPPPPDNLIGSLGYTDARYEDTLIDIARRHDIGYDQIRLANPKVDPWLPGAGTPVLIPGETILPDAPRQGIVINLAAMRLFYYPEGKNGKVVVSYPLGIGREGWRTPLGKTQVTGKVKDPTWTPPASIRAEHAEKGEILPDVVPAGPQNPLGQYALRLGWPGYLIHGTDKPWGVGMRVSHGCIRLYPEDIAKLFAAVPAGTPVTVVNQPWLWGRRGDHVYLQIYPVLDDDSDPAELEAKFMLWLKESAPAGIYLEPSEALTLLHKAEGVPVLVGILPAAS, from the coding sequence TTGGACGTCGTCATCCGAATTACCCTGTTGCTCATCGGGCTCTGTGCCGCCACGTCCATTGCGGCAGCGGAATTCCCCTTGCCACCGCCTCCAGATAACCTGATTGGCAGCCTCGGTTACACCGACGCCCGTTATGAAGACACCCTCATCGACATTGCCCGGCGCCACGATATCGGCTACGACCAGATCCGCTTGGCCAACCCCAAGGTCGACCCCTGGCTTCCCGGTGCGGGGACGCCCGTGCTGATCCCAGGCGAGACCATACTGCCGGACGCACCACGCCAGGGCATCGTCATCAATCTTGCGGCCATGCGGCTTTTTTACTACCCCGAGGGCAAGAACGGAAAGGTCGTGGTGAGCTATCCCCTGGGCATTGGCCGCGAGGGCTGGCGCACGCCCCTGGGAAAGACGCAGGTGACCGGCAAGGTCAAGGATCCCACCTGGACGCCTCCAGCCAGCATCCGCGCCGAGCACGCGGAGAAGGGCGAAATACTCCCCGATGTCGTGCCGGCGGGCCCCCAGAATCCCCTCGGTCAGTACGCCCTGCGGCTGGGTTGGCCCGGTTATCTCATCCATGGCACCGACAAGCCCTGGGGCGTGGGCATGCGTGTCAGTCACGGCTGCATCCGCCTCTACCCGGAGGATATCGCCAAGCTCTTTGCTGCGGTGCCCGCGGGCACCCCGGTGACCGTGGTCAATCAGCCTTGGCTGTGGGGCCGGCGCGGGGACCACGTGTACCTACAGATCTATCCCGTGCTGGACGATGACTCGGACCCGGCGGAACTCGAGGCAAAGTTCATGCTCTGGCTGAAGGAAAGCGCACCGGCCGGGATTTATCTGGAACCAAGCGAAGCCTTGACCCTATTGCACAAGGCCGAGGGGGTGCCGGTGCTGGTGGGCATCCTGCCAGCGGCGTCCTGA
- a CDS encoding FIST C-terminal domain-containing protein translates to MAAEPQLSTGFASGARAPAALLDEALTMARAGMGECGEITAAIILFSPPHLQLPQEALRRARADLGCLQFVVGTFPGVFTQDGSALGSSACAVQLFAAPLGLAWGRSERSVAEAPFLLWDRPGASLNRYAEACSHGSFGAVGSQFSQWRGAQGRPISGSLCLQVVGPLHARSQASRGLRPLTEALPIRRQQGALLLALERYSALPLLARNIPYALRQARKLPLDRFVVVEVPEGGDAEPELLSITATDVGRSGLWLERPLHPGASVYLAVRDPEVARRDTRLALEALEAADIEARTAWISSSIGRNASFFGQRDDDLALWKERFGRLPMLGVYALGEFQPSAMGHTRLLRFSKVFTIIGKPLRSAVEG, encoded by the coding sequence TTGGCAGCGGAGCCCCAGCTAAGCACCGGTTTTGCCTCGGGTGCGCGGGCGCCGGCAGCCCTTCTTGACGAGGCCCTGACCATGGCGCGTGCAGGCATGGGGGAGTGCGGCGAGATTACCGCGGCCATCATCCTTTTCAGCCCGCCGCACCTCCAACTGCCGCAGGAGGCGCTACGGCGGGCCCGTGCCGATCTCGGCTGTCTTCAATTCGTCGTCGGCACCTTCCCAGGTGTCTTTACCCAGGATGGGAGCGCACTGGGCAGTTCCGCCTGTGCCGTGCAACTCTTTGCCGCTCCACTGGGGCTGGCCTGGGGCCGGTCCGAACGATCCGTTGCCGAGGCTCCGTTTCTGTTGTGGGACCGACCCGGGGCCAGCCTCAACCGGTATGCTGAAGCCTGCTCCCATGGCAGCTTCGGCGCCGTCGGCAGTCAATTCAGCCAGTGGCGTGGAGCCCAGGGTCGCCCCATCTCTGGCAGTCTCTGTCTGCAGGTGGTTGGACCGCTGCATGCACGAAGCCAGGCCTCCCGTGGCCTGCGCCCCCTCACCGAGGCGCTGCCCATCCGCCGTCAGCAGGGCGCGCTGCTCTTGGCGCTGGAACGGTACTCCGCGCTGCCCCTGCTGGCCCGGAATATCCCCTATGCACTGCGCCAGGCGCGCAAGCTGCCCCTGGACCGCTTTGTGGTGGTGGAGGTGCCGGAAGGTGGAGACGCAGAGCCCGAGTTGCTCTCCATTACCGCCACGGATGTCGGCCGCAGCGGCCTTTGGCTAGAACGACCCCTGCACCCTGGAGCCAGCGTCTATCTGGCCGTGCGCGATCCTGAGGTCGCCCGTCGCGACACCCGTCTGGCGCTGGAGGCGCTGGAAGCCGCCGACATCGAGGCACGAACGGCGTGGATCAGCAGTTCCATCGGGCGAAACGCCAGCTTCTTTGGTCAGCGGGACGACGACCTGGCCCTGTGGAAGGAGCGCTTCGGCCGGCTACCCATGCTCGGGGTCTACGCTCTGGGGGAATTTCAACCCAGTGCCATGGGACATACGCGATTGCTAAGGTTCAGCAAGGTCTTTACCATAATCGGTAAACCGCTTCGATCTGCCGTCGAGGGCTGA
- the nth gene encoding endonuclease III, whose protein sequence is MSQTRKQRAARCFAALRAAIPDPRTELHYHSPFQLLVAVVLSAQSTDKAVNLCSAGLFAAAPTPKAMWELGEEGIRAHIRSLGLFNAKARHVHALSGALLQRFDGQVPNSREALESLPGVGRKTANVVLNTLFGEPTIAVDTHIFRVANRLGIAPGKTPLAVEKGLLEVVPADVRKDAHHLLILHGRYTCTARKPRCADCALFSCCAWPDKTLWQRSPS, encoded by the coding sequence TTGAGCCAGACTCGCAAGCAGCGCGCAGCGCGCTGTTTCGCCGCGTTGCGCGCTGCCATTCCCGACCCGCGCACGGAACTGCACTACCACAGTCCCTTTCAACTGCTGGTGGCGGTGGTGCTCTCGGCGCAGAGCACCGACAAGGCGGTAAACCTCTGCAGCGCTGGGCTTTTTGCTGCAGCGCCGACACCGAAAGCCATGTGGGAACTGGGTGAGGAGGGGATCCGTGCCCATATTCGCAGCCTGGGTCTTTTCAACGCCAAGGCCCGGCACGTCCACGCCCTCTCCGGTGCCCTGTTGCAACGCTTCGATGGACAAGTGCCAAACTCCCGAGAGGCGCTGGAATCCTTGCCTGGAGTGGGGCGCAAGACCGCCAATGTCGTGCTCAACACCCTTTTCGGTGAACCCACCATCGCCGTGGATACCCACATCTTTCGCGTCGCCAATCGCCTCGGCATTGCTCCGGGCAAAACGCCCTTGGCGGTGGAGAAAGGCTTGCTGGAGGTCGTCCCCGCCGACGTGCGTAAGGACGCCCACCACCTGTTGATTCTGCACGGCCGCTACACCTGTACAGCGCGCAAGCCGCGTTGCGCCGACTGCGCCCTTTTCTCCTGCTGTGCCTGGCCCGATAAGACCCTTTGGCAGCGGAGCCCCAGCTAA